A single Paenibacillus sp. FSL R5-0517 DNA region contains:
- a CDS encoding endospore germination permease — MLEHGRLGTRQLTTLTFLMVVGDMMLIYPSVITSYAKQDAWICAFIGIPLGMALLAMILKLCSLHPEKNLVQMARSILGFWPGTLFSCFYLFFFIIGASTHTREVGDFMTSQIFQYTPIRIIILMFVIVIGWGVFHGLEAMGRSSELLMPVVIVFIVVLAFCLLPQIDASNLKPVSDTNMVSISQGILVSIIYPIGEVVPIMMILPYVAKQAHRTRDVLIAAGLGNLVLATLVTISLLVLGAFLTQHNIYASFVLSQKISIGSFFERIEAVMASSWLISTYFKAMIYLYAFIVGCAELFKLKQYRMLVLPASLLVFGLANLVSPSVTFIVITVVPYWVDWDTTLGIILPGCLLLIQLLKSNRKSSVTHNNSSQE, encoded by the coding sequence ATGCTTGAACACGGGCGCCTTGGAACAAGACAATTGACCACTCTCACTTTTTTGATGGTGGTAGGAGATATGATGCTGATCTACCCCTCAGTCATCACATCCTACGCAAAACAAGACGCCTGGATCTGTGCTTTCATAGGCATTCCTCTGGGAATGGCACTACTGGCCATGATCCTGAAGTTGTGCAGTTTGCACCCAGAAAAGAATCTGGTACAAATGGCACGAAGCATTCTGGGGTTCTGGCCAGGTACTCTCTTTTCCTGCTTCTACCTGTTCTTTTTTATTATTGGTGCTTCCACTCATACGAGAGAAGTCGGCGATTTCATGACCTCTCAAATCTTCCAGTACACTCCCATTCGTATCATCATTCTGATGTTTGTCATCGTGATCGGCTGGGGAGTATTCCACGGATTAGAGGCGATGGGTCGAAGCAGTGAACTACTGATGCCTGTCGTTATTGTGTTTATTGTCGTCCTTGCATTCTGCCTGCTTCCCCAGATTGATGCCAGCAATCTGAAACCAGTAAGTGATACGAATATGGTCTCTATTTCACAGGGCATTCTGGTAAGCATTATATATCCAATTGGTGAAGTCGTCCCCATCATGATGATTCTGCCCTACGTTGCCAAGCAGGCTCATCGAACAAGGGACGTACTTATCGCAGCAGGCCTAGGCAATCTGGTATTGGCAACACTTGTTACCATATCCCTGCTGGTCTTGGGTGCCTTTCTCACACAACACAACATATATGCTTCTTTTGTTTTATCCCAGAAAATTAGTATTGGAAGCTTCTTTGAACGTATTGAAGCTGTTATGGCCTCTTCCTGGCTGATCTCCACTTACTTCAAAGCGATGATATACTTATACGCCTTTATTGTTGGTTGTGCGGAACTGTTCAAGCTTAAGCAGTATCGGATGCTTGTGCTCCCAGCGTCGCTACTCGTTTTTGGATTAGCCAATCTTGTCTCACCAAGCGTAACCTTTATCGTAATTACCGTTGTTCCCTATTGGGTAGATTGGGATACTACGCTGGGGATCATTCTGCCCGGCTGTCTCCTGCTGATCCAGTTGCTCAAGTCGAACAGAAAATCATCGGTTACTCACAACAACTCCTCACAGGAATGA
- the bcp gene encoding thioredoxin-dependent thiol peroxidase, whose product MTLTVGEVAPDFELPSSTGETVKLSDYRGQRVLLYFYPKDMTSSCTQQACDFRDRHAEFEGLNTVILGISVDPMKQHDKFIAKYGLPFTLLSDEEHAVAEQYGVWQLKKMYGKEYMGMVRSTFLIDEEGRLIQEWSKVRVKGHIEAALDAVKAL is encoded by the coding sequence ATGACGTTAACTGTAGGCGAAGTGGCACCGGATTTTGAGCTGCCGTCCAGTACGGGGGAGACGGTGAAGCTTTCCGATTACCGCGGACAGCGGGTGCTGCTTTATTTTTATCCCAAGGATATGACCTCGTCCTGTACGCAACAGGCTTGTGATTTCCGGGATCGACATGCTGAATTTGAAGGGCTGAACACGGTCATTCTCGGGATTAGTGTTGATCCGATGAAACAGCATGACAAGTTTATCGCCAAATATGGACTGCCGTTCACCTTGTTGTCAGATGAAGAGCACGCTGTAGCCGAGCAATACGGTGTATGGCAACTCAAGAAAATGTATGGCAAGGAGTATATGGGTATGGTTCGCTCCACTTTTCTGATTGATGAAGAGGGGAGATTGATCCAGGAGTGGTCCAAAGTTCGGGTCAAAGGACATATTGAGGCTGCTCTTGACGCAGTGAAGGCGTTGTAA
- a CDS encoding Ger(x)C family spore germination protein: MNKCFRLILCITFLLPLLTGCWDRQELNELGIMLGLGVDKDGDLIKVSAQVVVPNEVSSKSGGGNGTPVTQYEASASTLFEAIQKLTETSPRRIFMAHIRILVFGEEYARKEGIYDVIEALMREPTARPDYYVIVARNTTASKVLDTLTPLENLPAEKIFNSLDVSAKTWSPTTTVTGDQLMEYMLAPGIQPVITGVEVVGNTTRSGSKDNISTITSPARLNSTGLSVFKKDKLIGWLTEDESKGYNYIRNNVVSTIGHLPCQKGGNVTFKTLRTKTKRKAKVIHDQPIIHIKIKNVSSIGAVECGIRIGSMKTLKELEKDSEERLIELMEKSVKSVRRKFHTDIFGFGQEVYHADPGFFKKIEKDWDQYFENLDVTYEANVQIKRVGTLDDSFKEDLKE, translated from the coding sequence ATGAACAAGTGCTTCCGATTAATCCTATGCATTACATTCCTGCTCCCTCTCCTTACCGGATGCTGGGACCGCCAGGAATTGAATGAACTTGGCATTATGCTGGGTCTTGGTGTAGATAAGGATGGTGATCTGATTAAAGTGAGCGCTCAGGTCGTTGTACCGAATGAAGTATCCTCCAAATCGGGCGGAGGGAATGGCACTCCTGTCACACAGTATGAAGCCTCCGCATCCACACTGTTTGAAGCAATTCAAAAGCTGACTGAGACAAGTCCGCGCCGCATATTCATGGCCCATATCCGTATACTGGTGTTCGGTGAGGAATATGCCCGCAAAGAAGGCATCTACGATGTCATTGAAGCATTAATGAGAGAACCTACTGCGAGACCCGATTATTACGTTATCGTTGCTCGAAATACAACAGCTTCCAAGGTACTGGATACACTTACTCCATTGGAGAATTTACCTGCAGAGAAGATATTTAATTCCCTCGACGTCTCCGCCAAAACCTGGTCACCCACAACTACGGTCACTGGCGATCAGTTGATGGAGTATATGCTGGCTCCCGGAATACAGCCCGTAATCACCGGTGTAGAGGTTGTAGGCAATACTACGAGAAGCGGAAGCAAAGATAATATCTCAACAATCACGTCCCCCGCTCGTCTCAATTCGACGGGATTAAGTGTCTTCAAGAAGGACAAACTAATCGGCTGGTTAACTGAAGATGAATCCAAAGGATACAACTATATTCGCAACAACGTGGTATCTACCATAGGTCACTTACCTTGCCAAAAAGGCGGTAATGTGACTTTCAAAACCCTTCGTACCAAGACGAAACGAAAAGCGAAGGTTATCCATGACCAGCCAATAATTCATATCAAAATAAAAAATGTGTCTTCCATTGGTGCAGTTGAGTGCGGAATCCGAATTGGTTCAATGAAAACGCTCAAAGAGTTGGAAAAAGACAGTGAGGAGCGGCTGATCGAGCTGATGGAAAAATCAGTGAAATCGGTTCGGCGAAAATTCCATACCGATATTTTTGGATTTGGTCAGGAAGTATATCATGCCGATCCTGGATTTTTCAAAAAGATTGAGAAGGATTGGGATCAATATTTTGAGAACCTGGATGTCACGTATGAAGCCAATGTTCAGATCAAACGGGTAGGTACACTGGATGATTCATTCAAGGAGGATTTGAAGGAGTGA
- a CDS encoding endospore germination permease codes for MLIKEKITIRQFTLLTFLVMVGDMILLYPSVVTASGKQDAWFCSLIGQPIGLLIIWVLYKLHQTHPDLSLIEICQKILGRWVGAVLSSAYLFYFAIGAAICIREVGDFMTTQIYLQTPIRVILIILMCALIWGVMHGLNTIGGSSEMLTPIVVAFMILLFMGLIPQVKSSHLQPFLNTPWLQLIQSTIRGAFTSFGELIVITMVLPYVVSGPHIKRDMLLATLCGGLMLTTLLLISLMIFGPFLTQHDIYISYTLSQKINIGNFFERIEAFMATAWLIATYFKSLLYMFSFVIGIAQLFRLKTYKPLILPSAMLLFALAVLISPNVIFYTNTIMPAWVDWDITVSFIIPLFLLLVHRLRSGKSKNNSPSHKRLPT; via the coding sequence ATGTTAATTAAGGAGAAAATCACCATTAGGCAATTTACACTGCTCACCTTCCTGGTCATGGTCGGAGACATGATTCTGCTCTATCCCTCCGTGGTTACTGCTTCCGGTAAGCAGGATGCATGGTTCTGTTCTCTTATCGGTCAGCCGATCGGCTTACTCATTATATGGGTTCTTTACAAACTTCATCAGACACATCCTGATCTGTCTCTTATTGAAATCTGCCAAAAAATACTTGGCCGATGGGTAGGAGCTGTTTTGTCATCTGCTTATCTGTTCTATTTCGCCATAGGTGCTGCCATATGTATCCGTGAAGTTGGCGACTTCATGACCACACAGATCTATCTTCAGACCCCCATCCGGGTCATTTTGATTATTCTTATGTGCGCTCTTATCTGGGGAGTTATGCATGGTTTGAATACAATAGGAGGAAGCAGTGAAATGCTGACGCCGATCGTTGTTGCATTTATGATCCTGTTATTCATGGGCCTGATACCCCAAGTGAAAAGTTCACATCTACAGCCTTTCTTGAACACCCCCTGGCTCCAACTGATTCAATCTACCATTAGGGGGGCTTTCACTTCCTTTGGTGAACTAATCGTGATTACCATGGTTCTCCCGTATGTTGTGTCAGGACCTCATATCAAACGGGACATGTTACTCGCTACCTTATGTGGAGGCTTAATGTTAACCACTCTGCTGCTCATTTCCCTGATGATCTTTGGTCCCTTTCTGACCCAACATGACATCTACATCTCCTATACCCTGTCTCAAAAAATTAATATTGGCAATTTTTTCGAGCGAATTGAGGCGTTCATGGCGACCGCCTGGTTGATTGCCACCTATTTCAAAAGCCTGCTGTACATGTTTTCTTTTGTCATTGGAATAGCACAACTATTTCGGTTGAAAACATACAAGCCTCTCATCCTGCCATCAGCCATGTTACTATTCGCTTTAGCTGTACTGATATCTCCCAATGTCATTTTCTACACCAATACGATCATGCCCGCCTGGGTGGATTGGGATATCACTGTAAGCTTTATTATTCCGCTATTCCTTCTGCTTGTGCATCGGCTTCGTTCTGGCAAGAGCAAGAACAATTCACCCAGTCATAAACGATTGCCCACCTAA
- a CDS encoding DUF58 domain-containing protein, whose translation MTALGQRMLSAVLVVALASLYQWHGGKAALFLSIMACLMFIGGLLLHWFGPRRIHIRRKIHANRIEAGERVRVQVELEFECRIPLLWIVLCENSPAGVHRKLFFPGTRRKFSYQYECSGLRRGVYRWDTGRLYWGDLFGWNTHSTETAGGTPLIVVPQASAWGEGDSAEFAAMIEGTLSERRNSQGNRSPEFREYQQGDPLGRIHWKSTAKTGQLQTFLPDTTDLASLGILVYEGASGYEVKQPETMEAPAFERVVGAAARWIHTAERDDIPYHLWMEGGDKSRNEQDQWRHGSFQADNECHGLDRLAGARISTAQSVSVSLRTEMLDGLARGSRIVVLTGKIDQVLTEWIITAMGSGYRVEVQLAETNQLGSKDRFMTGIEHDSSSIERLRHTGVLIQAVTDVALSSLGKVEVTDVGA comes from the coding sequence ATGACTGCTCTGGGACAACGGATGTTGAGTGCTGTCCTTGTGGTGGCTCTGGCTTCCTTATATCAGTGGCATGGTGGCAAAGCGGCGTTGTTTCTATCCATTATGGCTTGCTTGATGTTCATAGGAGGTCTGCTTCTCCATTGGTTCGGACCACGGCGTATTCACATCCGTCGGAAAATACATGCGAATCGGATTGAGGCAGGCGAGCGGGTGCGGGTTCAAGTCGAACTGGAATTCGAATGTCGTATTCCATTGTTATGGATCGTTCTGTGTGAAAATTCACCTGCAGGTGTTCATCGCAAATTATTTTTCCCGGGAACTCGGCGGAAATTTTCCTATCAATATGAATGTTCCGGTTTACGCAGAGGGGTCTACAGATGGGATACGGGCAGATTGTACTGGGGAGATCTGTTTGGCTGGAATACCCACTCTACAGAGACCGCAGGCGGCACCCCCTTGATTGTTGTTCCTCAAGCATCGGCTTGGGGGGAGGGGGATTCAGCAGAATTCGCAGCGATGATCGAAGGGACTCTGTCGGAGAGAAGAAATAGCCAGGGAAACCGCAGCCCCGAGTTCCGTGAATATCAGCAGGGTGACCCGCTGGGACGTATTCATTGGAAAAGCACAGCCAAAACGGGGCAACTTCAGACCTTTCTGCCCGATACCACAGATCTGGCTTCACTGGGCATCCTTGTGTATGAAGGCGCATCGGGTTATGAGGTAAAACAGCCAGAGACTATGGAAGCACCTGCTTTTGAACGAGTGGTGGGTGCAGCCGCCCGCTGGATTCATACGGCTGAGCGGGACGACATTCCTTATCATCTGTGGATGGAAGGCGGAGATAAGAGTCGTAATGAACAAGATCAATGGCGACATGGGTCATTCCAGGCAGATAATGAGTGTCATGGTCTGGACAGACTAGCAGGAGCACGAATATCCACAGCCCAATCCGTGTCGGTTTCACTCCGAACGGAGATGCTGGATGGACTGGCGCGCGGTTCGCGAATTGTGGTTCTCACAGGCAAGATCGATCAGGTTCTGACCGAATGGATTATAACTGCAATGGGTTCAGGTTATCGTGTAGAGGTGCAATTGGCTGAAACGAACCAGCTAGGATCAAAGGATAGATTCATGACTGGAATTGAGCATGACAGCTCAAGTATAGAGCGGCTTCGTCACACCGGGGTATTGATTCAAGCGGTTACAGACGTTGCGTTATCTTCATTGGGAAAGGTGGAGGTAACGGATGTGGGAGCATAA
- a CDS encoding DedA family protein: MELLEKVQHLFGSYGYSVLFFGLLLEFIALPFPGETTMAYAGFLSYKGHLDFGILTILAFLGTTIGMTITYFIGAKAGLPFITRYGKWFLLKQDKLDKTQKWFAKYGNALIFIGYFIPGVRHFTGYFAGIAAVPFRKFALYAYSGALFWVVLFLGIGKIFGPQWNAVFHLAHQYAAYIVGGVGLLLIVAVLYRYRKAWASRSAVSKPAPVRQRQK; the protein is encoded by the coding sequence TTGGAATTGCTTGAGAAGGTCCAACATCTGTTTGGGTCCTACGGATACAGCGTATTGTTTTTTGGCTTGTTGCTTGAATTCATCGCACTTCCCTTTCCTGGTGAAACAACGATGGCTTACGCAGGGTTTCTCTCCTACAAGGGTCATCTCGACTTCGGAATCCTCACCATACTGGCTTTTCTGGGAACAACGATCGGCATGACAATTACTTATTTTATTGGAGCCAAAGCAGGACTGCCCTTTATAACACGATACGGAAAATGGTTTCTGCTGAAGCAGGACAAGCTCGATAAAACGCAAAAGTGGTTCGCCAAATATGGTAATGCTTTAATCTTCATCGGATATTTCATTCCGGGAGTTCGGCATTTCACCGGATATTTTGCGGGTATAGCCGCCGTTCCTTTTCGCAAGTTCGCTCTCTACGCCTACTCAGGTGCGCTGTTCTGGGTTGTGCTGTTTCTGGGCATTGGCAAAATATTCGGGCCCCAGTGGAATGCCGTATTCCATCTGGCTCATCAATATGCAGCATATATCGTGGGAGGAGTTGGCTTATTGCTTATTGTTGCCGTGCTTTACCGCTACCGCAAAGCATGGGCATCAAGATCCGCCGTATCCAAGCCAGCCCCTGTACGACAAAGACAAAAGTAA
- a CDS encoding spore germination protein has translation MSEPNVEHQDQRQISPNLSENMDYCKQVMGNSNDLMMRPLQCLHKWPAVMLYIDGLVDVQILNHSILESLLKTHELPEFSADEEHLSYIQNDILAASNVILVDDMEDVLNALLSGSAILLIEGCVRGLKIAAAGWEDRAVGEPISQTVVRGPMEGFNENLRTNTALIRKRIRDPHLWIEEREIGRITKTRVAVLYLKHTVDAGVVEELRRRLDEIDIDGILESGYIEELVQDETGTLFPTVYNSERPDTVCAALLEGRVAIIVDGTPFVLLVPALFVHFFQSPEDYYQRADISTLIRMIRYLSFFIALLAPSFYIAITTFHQEMLPTNLLISLAAQREGVPFPAFIEAILMELTYEILREAGIRIPKTVGQAVSIVGTLVIGQAAVDAGVVSAAMVIIVSITAISSYVIPENGLSISVRILRFVLMILAAAFGFYGILIVLLITVTHLCSLRSFGVPYMSPFAPFIQKDLKDTLFRVPWSHMKTRPLSTGTPNKTRQASKKTKR, from the coding sequence ATGAGTGAACCAAACGTGGAGCATCAAGATCAGAGGCAAATCTCACCGAATCTCAGCGAAAATATGGATTACTGCAAGCAAGTGATGGGGAACAGCAATGACTTAATGATGCGTCCTCTCCAGTGCCTCCATAAATGGCCTGCCGTCATGTTGTACATTGATGGATTAGTGGATGTGCAGATCCTGAATCATTCCATCCTGGAGTCCCTGTTAAAGACACATGAACTCCCGGAGTTCTCGGCAGATGAAGAGCATCTAAGCTACATCCAGAATGATATTTTAGCCGCGAGCAATGTCATTCTGGTGGATGACATGGAGGATGTGCTCAATGCTCTCCTGTCAGGATCGGCCATTCTGCTGATCGAAGGTTGTGTACGTGGATTGAAAATTGCTGCCGCCGGTTGGGAAGACCGTGCTGTGGGTGAACCCATCTCACAGACCGTTGTCCGGGGTCCCATGGAGGGATTCAATGAAAATCTGCGTACGAATACAGCCTTGATCCGCAAACGGATTCGGGACCCTCATCTCTGGATCGAAGAAAGAGAGATTGGTCGCATCACCAAAACAAGAGTTGCTGTCTTATATCTGAAACATACCGTTGATGCAGGTGTGGTGGAGGAACTAAGGCGAAGGCTCGATGAGATCGATATTGATGGGATTCTGGAAAGCGGGTATATCGAAGAACTTGTTCAAGATGAAACAGGTACGCTATTCCCTACCGTGTACAACAGTGAACGTCCGGATACGGTTTGTGCTGCCTTGCTTGAGGGGAGAGTAGCCATCATTGTAGACGGAACGCCTTTTGTGCTCCTGGTTCCGGCATTGTTCGTACATTTCTTCCAGTCACCAGAGGATTACTACCAACGGGCCGATATTAGCACATTGATTCGGATGATTCGTTATCTGTCCTTTTTCATCGCTCTGCTGGCCCCATCCTTCTATATCGCTATTACCACATTTCACCAGGAGATGCTGCCCACCAATCTGCTTATTAGTCTGGCAGCTCAACGTGAAGGCGTGCCTTTTCCCGCATTCATTGAAGCTATACTTATGGAATTGACCTATGAAATTTTGCGGGAAGCAGGCATTCGAATTCCGAAAACCGTTGGTCAAGCCGTCTCCATCGTCGGGACGCTGGTTATCGGCCAAGCCGCCGTTGATGCAGGGGTTGTCTCCGCTGCGATGGTTATTATCGTTTCCATTACGGCTATATCCAGTTATGTCATTCCAGAGAATGGACTATCCATCTCTGTTCGAATTCTGCGATTTGTATTGATGATACTTGCGGCAGCATTTGGTTTCTACGGTATTCTCATTGTTCTGCTCATTACGGTTACCCATCTATGCAGCTTGCGTTCTTTTGGCGTACCTTATATGTCTCCCTTTGCACCTTTCATTCAGAAAGATCTGAAGGATACTCTGTTTCGTGTACCTTGGTCCCATATGAAAACACGTCCACTCTCTACAGGTACACCGAACAAAACCAGACAAGCCAGCAAAAAAACGAAGCGTTAA
- a CDS encoding MoxR family ATPase, with product MSYIRMEHEHAVELLNRVMKRVESVIVGKKTEIRYVLTAMLSGGHVLLEDVPGTGKTMLVRAVASALDCSMGRIQFTSDVMPADVTGTLIYHPHTAEFKFRPGPVMSNVVLADEINRASPRTQSALLEAMEERRITVDGTTYALPRPFFLLATQNPLQFEGTYRLPEAQLDRFIMRIGLGYPDPEQELELLSRMQGREELDELRPVLLTEEVVAMQREVKQVHVDPVVKQYLVAVAVASRSLPAVRLGISPRGTLAWMAAAQSFAYLQGRSYVIPDDVKELAVPVLSHRIQLKAQNRAEVWGQVQVIEEALSSVPVPVQMASQGRGRRQ from the coding sequence ATGTCTTATATCCGAATGGAACATGAACATGCGGTTGAATTGTTAAACAGGGTCATGAAACGTGTTGAAAGTGTGATTGTTGGCAAAAAAACAGAGATTCGTTATGTTCTCACTGCAATGCTCAGTGGGGGGCATGTACTTCTGGAAGATGTACCGGGTACCGGGAAAACCATGCTGGTTCGTGCCGTTGCTTCCGCGTTGGACTGCTCCATGGGCCGGATTCAATTCACGTCCGATGTCATGCCGGCAGATGTTACGGGCACTTTAATCTATCATCCACATACAGCTGAATTCAAGTTTCGCCCCGGACCTGTCATGTCCAACGTTGTCTTGGCGGATGAAATAAACCGGGCTTCACCCCGGACTCAGTCTGCCCTGCTGGAGGCAATGGAGGAACGACGTATTACGGTTGATGGAACAACCTATGCCTTGCCACGCCCCTTCTTTCTGCTGGCGACACAGAATCCGTTACAGTTTGAGGGTACGTACCGGCTGCCTGAAGCGCAGCTGGATCGATTTATCATGAGGATTGGACTGGGGTATCCCGATCCGGAACAGGAATTGGAATTGTTAAGTCGGATGCAAGGTAGAGAAGAGCTTGATGAACTTCGCCCTGTCCTGCTTACTGAAGAAGTCGTAGCCATGCAGCGTGAAGTCAAACAGGTACATGTTGACCCGGTCGTCAAACAGTATCTGGTGGCCGTTGCTGTAGCCTCTCGCAGCCTTCCGGCGGTCAGATTGGGCATCAGCCCGCGTGGAACACTGGCCTGGATGGCTGCGGCGCAGTCGTTTGCCTACCTTCAAGGACGCAGTTATGTCATTCCCGATGATGTGAAAGAGTTGGCAGTGCCTGTTCTCTCACATCGAATTCAATTGAAGGCCCAGAACAGAGCGGAGGTTTGGGGACAAGTCCAAGTTATTGAAGAAGCCTTGTCATCCGTCCCTGTTCCTGTACAAATGGCATCACAGGGAAGGGGACGGAGGCAATGA
- a CDS encoding ABC-2 family transporter protein, with protein sequence MYYMGLIWEYLKNYMKTRLTYRADFWVEILSDLLFQATNLIFIFVVFRHTDNLGGWSESEVLFVYGYFMVPYGIFSCFINLWGFSERYIVKGEMDRILTRPAHNLFQILLENVDPPALVGSFIGLIIMIFSGAEMGLVLEWWHIPALIILALSSVMIYAGIYTTLTSLSFYSDAPTGILPLMYNIQGYGRYPVTIYNRAIQVLLTWVIPFAFVGIYPAALFLERSEMHRMALLTPVMGLVFGSVGLLLWNYGVKRYRGAGS encoded by the coding sequence ATGTACTATATGGGTCTGATCTGGGAATATTTGAAGAACTACATGAAAACTCGACTCACGTACCGTGCTGATTTCTGGGTGGAGATCCTATCGGATCTGCTGTTCCAGGCAACCAACCTGATCTTTATTTTTGTGGTCTTCCGCCATACGGATAACCTGGGCGGCTGGAGTGAGAGTGAAGTGCTCTTTGTTTATGGATATTTTATGGTGCCCTATGGCATCTTCAGTTGTTTTATCAATCTGTGGGGATTCAGTGAGCGGTATATCGTCAAAGGCGAGATGGATCGTATCCTAACACGCCCTGCACATAATCTGTTCCAGATCTTGCTTGAAAATGTAGACCCGCCTGCACTCGTGGGCTCGTTTATCGGCTTGATCATTATGATCTTCAGCGGAGCAGAGATGGGCCTGGTGCTGGAATGGTGGCATATTCCTGCCTTGATTATTTTGGCGCTTAGCTCAGTCATGATCTATGCCGGAATCTATACCACACTGACTTCATTGTCCTTTTATTCGGACGCACCAACAGGTATTCTGCCATTGATGTATAACATCCAGGGATATGGGCGTTACCCGGTAACGATCTACAACCGTGCTATTCAGGTGCTGCTGACCTGGGTCATTCCGTTTGCCTTTGTTGGCATTTATCCGGCTGCCTTGTTTCTGGAGAGGTCCGAGATGCATCGCATGGCACTGCTGACACCTGTGATGGGGTTGGTGTTTGGTTCCGTGGGTTTGCTTTTGTGGAATTATGGCGTGAAACGGTATCGTGGAGCAGGATCATAA
- a CDS encoding polysaccharide deacetylase has product MVQRPELRIKGEGEIPVTSIHTFLSGQWSVILVRIAILLCVFAVYAGTAYASSASGSDDSIREDKNTQDKVVYLSFDDGPGNHTREVLDILRKEQVLATFFVLGEQAERYPELIRSLVEDGHALGNHTFNHQYKQLYSDFKVFWNQIKQTEDVLERITGFRPNLVRAPGGTYGHFDQSYFDLLQLGGYTVMDWNVDSGDSKRKGVPATEILKNSTKVPEGTRSVIVLMHDGGAHAETVKALPGIIKYYRDHGYRFDIIKSSDQPVQFRVHPDAKYKSRKAPGKAWIAEHVEGNAALWLTSKKLKIEVGLAAATLQPGEFRMDGQRIMVPLRTFMKKFGGSTRWDPETRTATAVWKERTIHADSVSGTLSSTGVIETGAVQSQGGTIWVPLRELLEQMGLKVNSLTSNKAEWTVKAGASRSISAMNLIFKYKMI; this is encoded by the coding sequence ATGGTACAGAGACCGGAATTAAGAATCAAGGGAGAAGGGGAAATTCCCGTAACATCCATACATACGTTTTTATCTGGACAATGGTCTGTCATTCTCGTGCGAATTGCGATATTGCTATGTGTGTTCGCTGTATACGCTGGCACCGCGTATGCATCTTCTGCTTCTGGCTCAGATGATTCGATCAGGGAAGATAAGAATACGCAAGACAAGGTCGTCTATCTGAGTTTTGACGACGGACCGGGTAACCATACCCGAGAAGTATTGGATATTTTGCGCAAAGAGCAGGTTCTGGCCACTTTTTTTGTGCTGGGTGAGCAGGCAGAGCGTTATCCCGAGTTAATCCGGTCGCTGGTGGAGGATGGACATGCTCTGGGCAATCATACGTTTAATCATCAATACAAACAGCTGTACAGTGATTTTAAAGTGTTCTGGAACCAGATCAAGCAGACAGAAGACGTGCTGGAGCGTATAACTGGTTTCCGTCCGAATCTGGTGCGAGCGCCAGGAGGTACCTACGGACATTTTGACCAGAGTTATTTTGATCTGCTGCAATTGGGTGGATACACCGTCATGGACTGGAACGTCGATAGTGGGGATTCCAAACGAAAAGGTGTTCCGGCCACAGAAATCCTTAAAAATTCCACCAAAGTACCTGAAGGAACACGTTCGGTGATTGTCCTGATGCATGATGGAGGTGCGCACGCTGAAACGGTAAAAGCACTTCCGGGTATTATCAAATATTATCGTGATCACGGATACCGTTTTGACATCATAAAGAGTTCGGATCAGCCGGTTCAATTCCGAGTTCATCCCGATGCCAAGTATAAGTCCCGCAAGGCTCCGGGAAAGGCATGGATCGCAGAGCATGTAGAAGGTAATGCTGCGTTGTGGCTCACAAGCAAGAAGCTGAAGATAGAGGTAGGATTGGCTGCGGCAACCTTACAACCTGGAGAATTCCGAATGGATGGGCAGCGAATCATGGTGCCTTTGCGTACATTCATGAAAAAGTTCGGGGGCAGCACGCGCTGGGACCCAGAGACAAGGACAGCCACAGCAGTATGGAAGGAAAGAACGATTCATGCAGACAGTGTGAGCGGAACACTGAGCTCAACAGGGGTAATTGAAACAGGAGCAGTACAGAGTCAGGGGGGAACCATCTGGGTTCCGTTACGTGAGTTACTGGAGCAGATGGGGTTAAAAGTGAATTCCTTAACCAGTAATAAGGCAGAGTGGACGGTAAAGGCGGGCGCTTCCAGGTCCATTTCGGCAATGAATCTCATATTTAAGTATAAAATGATCTGA